A region from the Acanthochromis polyacanthus isolate Apoly-LR-REF ecotype Palm Island chromosome 23, KAUST_Apoly_ChrSc, whole genome shotgun sequence genome encodes:
- the si:ch73-335l21.2 gene encoding RING finger domain-containing protein → MTEDVAPAPQQGDPAAAAPSPSNGPGEPMDVECPICYQEYNQYNKCPRMLECLHVFCTECLQRIQLCPCEPPDTHSPPAIPCPLCRHLTPLEAGDALTLPCNSRILARLPPMAFRLPVTTRLSAVTQGVVLSLEGSSRDTRFIILPTVSLRVQQMHPDRSYGTAPGLVGEEEVIQQSKGTLLCVQLLAVIFWVLFVIICVVGVVFGPHFFNRNL, encoded by the coding sequence ATGACGGAAGATGTTGCCCCAGCTCCCCAGCAGGGGGACCCAGCTGCTGCAGCGCCCAGCCCCAGCAACGGCCCTGGGGAGCCCATGGATGTGGAGTGTCCCATCTGCTACCAGGAGTACAACCAGTACAACAAATGCCCGCGGATGCTGGAGTGCCTCCATGTTTTTTGCACCGAATGCCTCCAGAGGATCCAGCTCTGCCCCTGCGAGCCCCCTGACACCCACAGCCCACCAGCCATCCCCTGCCCCCTCTGTCGCCACTTAACCCCACTGGAGGCCGGGGACGCCCTCACCTTACCCTGCAACTCCCGCATCCTGGCCAGGCTGCCCCCCATGGCCTTCCGCCTGCCTGTGACCACCCGTCTGTCCGCGGTCACCCAGGGAGTGGTGCTGTCCCTAGAGGGCAGCAGCAGGGACACACGCTTCATCATCCTGCCCACCGTCAGCTTGCGGGTGCAGCAGATGCACCCAGACAGGTCGTACGGCACTGCGCCAGGACTGGTGGGGGAGGAGGAAGTCATCCAGCAGAGCAAGGGGACGCTGCTCTGCGTGCAGCTTCTGGCAGTCATCTTCTGGGTGCTGTTTGTGATCATCTGCGTGGTCGGAGTAGTGTTCGGACCACATTTCTTCAACAGGAATCTTTAA
- the si:ch73-335l21.4 gene encoding E3 ubiquitin-protein ligase-like: MNKSQRLHSNADSRPPESSMYSEIDCGVCYRTYNTGRRCPRELHCKHTFCESCLLALSRPPTPAEGDPGADRSILCPLCRHTTSISGERRLREELRVDECALERLVEAGVLDQEEDDDPEEESGQTEEEEEAALPRSSGRESGSAAGSRRGRFRRTWKRVWQMIIGKDGDGEAELGCLTSEDYSSLAIMSSLF; this comes from the coding sequence ATGAATAAATCCCAGCGGCTCCATTCAAACGCAGATAGTCGCCCACCAGAAAGCAGCATGTACTCAGAGATCGACTGCGGGGTTTGTTACCGGACCTACAACACGGGCCGCCGGTGTCCCCGGGAGCTCCACTGTAAACACACCTTCTGTGAGAGCTGCCTCCTGGCTCTCTCCCGACCCCCGACACCCGCCGAGGGGGATCCGGGAGCCGACAGGTCGATCCTCTGCCCGTTGTGCCGACACACCACGTCCATCTCCGGGGAGAGGAGGCTGAGAGAGGAGCTGAGGGTGGATGAGTGCGCCCTGGAGCGGCTGGTAGAAGCGGGGGTCTTGGATCAAGAGGAGGACGATGATCCGGAGGAGGAGAGCGGCCAaactgaagaggaggaggaagcggCTCTGCCCCGCAGCTCAGGCCGGGAGAGTGGCTCCGCCGCCGGCTCCAGAAGGGGGCGTTTCCGCCGGACCTGGAAGAGAGTTTGGCAGATGATCATTGGGAAAGACGGAGACGGGGAAGCAGAAC